From Passer domesticus isolate bPasDom1 chromosome 5, bPasDom1.hap1, whole genome shotgun sequence, the proteins below share one genomic window:
- the LOC135301191 gene encoding uncharacterized protein LOC135301191, with protein MKAEHPDRDRNGGTSQPTGEPEVAIITESLMYESLRNLHKDIVRRGREAYTTWLLRVWDLMGTGVQLDGGEARNLGPLTQDSGMNQIFVREPGSLSLWERLLMSVRERFVHRERMQEHHHRMRWKTLEEGIQQLREVAVLEVLFGRDGQHNNDPDKVRCTGQMLWSLANLGPSQYTTFIATIDADTNRETVGSVANKLRNYESMINGPMQAHISAVIKEFKEEMREEMRKVNAAPVRVTGPKVRAQHSPARERGYTPRANLWFFLRDHGEDMGRWDGKPTSVLAARVRQLKEGNSNRGSSTKVKVASTSHDQAFRYDLSDPLEGTSKNPSAVGLLRVEEQLVPIATSTVHRRQYRTHRDAVIPIHRMIQWRLTVDYRALNEVTPPLSAAVPDMLELQYELESKTAKCKKETQAFLGAIGFWRMHIPEYSPIVDQAARIEVSKIDLDWHHKGELFLARWAHDASGHQGRDATYKWARDRGVDLTMDSISQVIHDCETCAAIKQAKRVKPL; from the exons atgaaagcagagcacccagatagagataggaatggaggaacctcacaacccacaggggagccagaAGTTGCGATCATCACCGAGTCCCTGATGTACGAAAGTCTCcgtaatctgcacaaagacattgtgcgacgagggcgtgaggcttatactacctggctactccgggtctgggaccttatgggtacaggcgtgcagctggacggtggtgaggcaaggaacttgggacccttaacccaggactcaggtatgaatcagatttttgtaagggagccaggatccctttctctctgggagcggcttttaatgagtgtcagagagaggtttgtccacagggagagaatgcaggagcaccaccatagaatgcgttggaagaccctggaggaagggatccaacagttaagggaagtggcagtattagaggtactctttgggagggatggacaacataataatgaccccgacaaggtcaggtgcacagggcaaatgctgtggagtctggcaaatctggggccatctcagtacaccactttcattgcaacaattgatgctgacactaaccgagagacagtgggctctgttgccaacaaacttaggaattatgagagtatgattaatggcccaatgcaggctcatatctcagctgtgattaaggagttcaaagaagagatgagggaggaaatgaggaaggttAATGCAGCACCCGTAcgagtcacaggccccaaagtcagagcccaacattccccagctagagagagagggtacaccccaagggctaatctgtggttcttcctgcgtgaccACGGAGAAGacatggggaggtgggatgggaaacccacttctgtcctggcagcacgggtccgtcaactcaaggagggaaactctaaccgggggagttccaccaaggtgaaggtagcctcaacctcccaTGACCAAGCTTTTAGGTacgatctgtcagatccccttgaagggaCCTCTA aaaacccgtctgcagtaggactcctgagggtggaagagcaactcgtgccaattgcgacctcgacagtgcacCGCCGGCAGTATCGGACGCatcgagatgccgtgatccccatccacagaatgattc aatggagattgactgtggactatcgtgccttgaatgaagtgactccaccgctgAGCGCCGCTGTTCCggatatgctggaactccagtacgagctggagtccaagaCAGCGAaatg caagaaggaaacacaagctttcttaggtgccataggtttttggaggatgcacatTCCCGAGTATAGCCcgatt gtagatcaggcagcgagaatagaagtgtcaaagatagacttagattggcaccataagggggagttgttcctgGCTCGATGGGCTCACGATGCCTcgggtcatcagggcagagatgccacctacaagtgggcacgagaccgaggggtggatctaaccatggacagtatttctcaggttatccacgactgtgagacgtgtgctgccatcaaacaggccaagcgggtgAAGCCCCTGTGA